The genomic segment GGCAGCGTCGCGGTCCTGCTGCTCAACAAGGACCCGGACAACGCCCACCCGGTGGCGCTCGACTACGCCGGGTTCACCCCGGCCGACGAGGCGCCGACGGTGCACACGCTCACCAACGGCGCGACCGGGATCAGCACCGGCCGCTCGGGCGACGCGAGCACCCGCACGCTGCCGCCGTACTCGCTGACCACGCTCGTGCTGCGACCGGCCGGCAGCTCGGCCGGGAGGCCCGGCGCCCCGGGCCGGCCGACGGCGGGCGCGGTGACCGACCGCGCGGCGACCATCTCCTGGCCGGCGGCCACGCCGGGCGCGTCCCCGATCGCCAAGTACGAGGTGCACCGGCAGTACGGCGCGGTGAGCGAGCAGCTCGGTGAGACCGCCGGCACGTCGCTGACGGTGGGCAACCTCGAACCGGGCGCCCGCTACACGGTCAACGTGCTGGCCCGGGACACCGCCGGGCGGGTCTCCTGGTCGTCGCCGCCGCTGACGTTCGCCACCGGCAGCCCCGCCGAGAGCTCCTGCGCGGTACGGTTCGACGACGACAACGACTGGGGCAACGGGTACGTGGCGAACGTCGAGGTCGTCAACACGGGCGCGAAGGCCGTGGACGGCTGGACGCTCACCTGGACCTGGCCGACCGCCTGGCAGCAGGTGAGCAGCGGGTGGAGCGCCACCTGGGACCAGCAGGGCCGCACCGTCCGGGTGACGCCCACCGCCGACAACCGGCGGCTCGCCGCCGACGGCGGCAGCACGACAGTCGGCTTCGTCGGCGCGTACAGCGGGCCGAACGTGCCGCCGGGGGCGTTCCGCCTCAACGGCACGGTCTGCACGGTGCGCTGAGGAGCCCTCAGCCGCGGCCGGGTGGCCGCAGCCGCACGTCGGCCGTCGCCGGGACCTTCGGGTTCCGGCGGCGGCCCGACCGCCGGGGCGCCGGCACCACGTGCGGGCGCACCGGTCCGGACGGGAGCGTGGGCGGTTCCGGCGCGGGCGGCGGCAGGACGGCCAGGATCGCCACGAGCAGCGCCACCGCGACGGCGCCGTCGAGCCAGTAGTGGTTGCCGGTGACCACCACCACGAGCGCGGTCGCCAGGGGGTGGAGCAGCCAGAGCCAGCGGAGGCGTCCGGTGGTGACCGCCATCAGCGCCAACGCGATCGCCAGCGCCCAGCCCACGTGCAGCGACGGCATGGCCGCGTACTGGTTGCTGAGCTGGTCGGTGTCGGGGGGACCGTAGACGCTCGGGCCGTAGCGGGTGCCGGTGTCGACCAGTCCGGTGAGCGCGGTCAGCCGCGGCGGCGCGAGCGGAACGCAGACGTGCAGCACCAGCGCCACCGCCGTGAGCGACGCCAGGGCGCGCCGCAGGCGCAGGTAGTGGGCCGGGCGGCGCAGCCAGAGCCAGACCAGGCAGAGCACGGTGGCCGGGAAGTGCATGTAGGCGTAGTAGGAGTTGGCGACGCGTACCAGCAGCTCGTGCGACAGCAGCGGCCCCTGCACGAGCATCTCGTCGGGCAGGCGCAGCAGCCGCTCCAGCCGCCAGACCCACTCACCGTTGGCCAGGGCCACGCCGGCGTGGTCGGCCACCACCTGACGGCCCGCCTTGTAGGCCAGGAAGAGCACGGCGACCAGCGCCAGCTCCCGCGCGGCCCGCTGCCATGCGGCGAGGCGGGCGGGCGCGGTCCGCGTGACGTCCACGGCTCCTCCTTCGGTTCGTCCCCGCATGGGCCAGGGCCGCCGCCGGGGTCGGCGACGGCCCTGGGGGTACGGGCTCAGCGGCGGGCGTGTTCCTCCCGGCCGGCCGAGTCCACGCTCACCTCGTCGAAGGCGGGCGCGCCGTCGACGGCGTCCGCTCCCACCGCCACCGATCGGCCGGTGTCCGGCAGATCGAGGCTGGAACGCAGGGTGACCGGGCGCAGCAGCAGCGCCGCCACGATACCCACCACCGCGATGGCGGCCGAGATCAGGAAGATGTGCCCCGTTGCGTCCCCGTACGCGGCCCGCACGATCTGCCGGACCGGCTCGGGCAGCGCGTCGAGGTTGAGCGTGCTGCCGCCGCCCCCGCCGGAGGCGGGGATGCCGGCCGCGGCGAGGTCGTGTGTGATCCGGTCGCTGACCCGGCGGGCGAGCACCGCGCCGAGCACCGACACACCGATGGTGCCGCCGAGCGAACGGAAGAACGCGACGCTGGCGCTGGCCGCGCCGATGTCCTTGAGCGCGACCGTGTTCTGCACGGCGAGCACCAGGTTCTGCATGGTCATGCCGACGCCGACGCCGACGATGAACATCGCGAGGCCGACGAAGACCAGCGAGGTCTCGTGGTCGATGGTGCCGAGCATGGCGAACCCGACGACCAGCACGACCGCGCCGAACACGATGTACGGCTTGACCTTCCCGGTGGCGGTGATCATCCGGCCGGCCACGATCGAGGAGATCAGCACGCCGGCCATCATCGGGATGGTGAGCAGGCCGGCCTCGGTCGGGCTGTAGCCGCGGCCGATCTGGAAGTACTGGCCGAGGAAGACCGCGCCGCCGAACATCGCCATGCCGACCGCGAGGCTGCCCAGGATCGCCAGGGCGGTGGTGCGCTCGCGGACGATGTGCAGCGGCACCACCGGCTCGGCGGCCCGTGCCTCCACCGCGACGGCGAGCGCGAGCAGCAGCACCGAGCCGCCGACCATGGCGCCGGTCTGCCAGGAGGCCCAGGCGAACGAGTCGTCGACGAACGAGATCCAGATCAGCAGCACGCTGACGCCGGCGGCGATGAGTGCGGCGCCCAGGTAGTCGATCTTGACGTTGGCCCGGCGCGCGGTGGGCAGGTTCAGGGTGATCTGGAGCAGGAACAGCGCGACGGCCGCGACCGGTACGCCGACGAAGAAGCACCAGCGCCAGCCGAGCCAGGAGGTGTCCACGATCAGGCCGCCCAGCAGCGGGCCGCCGACGGTGGCCAGCGCCATGACGCCGCCCAGGTAGCCGTTGTAGCGGCCCCGCTCACGCGGCGGGATCATGGCCGCGATGGCGACCTGGACCAGCGCCTGGAGGCCACCGACGCCGATGCCCTGGAAGGCGCGGGCGGCGATGAGCTGCCCGGCGCTCTGCGCGAAGCCGGCCGCGACCGAGCCGACCAGGAATACCACGATGGCGATCTGGATCAGCAGCTTCTTGTTGAACAGGTCGGCGAGCTTGCCCCAGATCGGGGTGGTCGCCGTGGCGGTGAGCAGGGTGGCGGTGACCACCCAGGTGTACTGCGTCTGCGAGCCGTTGAGCGCTCCGATGATCTTCGGCAGGGCGGTCGAGACCACGGTGCTGCTCAGCATGGCCACGAAGAGCACCAGCAGCAGACCGCTGAGCGCCTCCAGCGTCTTCCGCTTGCTCATGGGGGCGGCCTCAGCCGTCGCGGTGGGTGCGCTCATGCGCGCGTCCTCCAGGTGTGTCGATACGGGGTGGCCGCTTCGTTGCCTCAAGCAATCAACACTAAACCTTGCCCTGTAGGCAAGTTTGCCCATTGAGAAATGGGTCACCTACGCTGGACGCATGGAGGAGTGCACCGGGCTGCGCGAGCGGAAGAAGGCGGCCACCCGCCTGGCGCTGCACGAGGCGGCGCTGTCCCTCGCCGTCGCGCACGGCCCCGACCGGATCACCGTCGAGGCGATCGCCGACGCCGCGAACGTCTCCCGGCGGACGTTCTCCAACTACTTCGGCGGCAAGGAGGAGGCCCTCTTCCACGGCGACACGCTGCGGCTGCGCCGGCTCCTCACGCTGGTCGCGGACCAGCCGGCCGAACTGTCGCCGTGGGCGGCGCTGACCCGGGCCGCCCTGGCCCAGGCCGAGGACGGCTTCGACGACCCGGCCGAGCCCTGGCTCAACCGGCGCCGCGAGCTGCACGGCCACCCCAGCCTGGCCGCCCACCAGGTCGCCGCGTACGCGGCCCTCGAGCGGGAGATGGCCGCCGAACTGA from the Micromonospora sp. WMMA1947 genome contains:
- a CDS encoding MDR family MFS transporter — encoded protein: MSAPTATAEAAPMSKRKTLEALSGLLLVLFVAMLSSTVVSTALPKIIGALNGSQTQYTWVVTATLLTATATTPIWGKLADLFNKKLLIQIAIVVFLVGSVAAGFAQSAGQLIAARAFQGIGVGGLQALVQVAIAAMIPPRERGRYNGYLGGVMALATVGGPLLGGLIVDTSWLGWRWCFFVGVPVAAVALFLLQITLNLPTARRANVKIDYLGAALIAAGVSVLLIWISFVDDSFAWASWQTGAMVGGSVLLLALAVAVEARAAEPVVPLHIVRERTTALAILGSLAVGMAMFGGAVFLGQYFQIGRGYSPTEAGLLTIPMMAGVLISSIVAGRMITATGKVKPYIVFGAVVLVVGFAMLGTIDHETSLVFVGLAMFIVGVGVGMTMQNLVLAVQNTVALKDIGAASASVAFFRSLGGTIGVSVLGAVLARRVSDRITHDLAAAGIPASGGGGGSTLNLDALPEPVRQIVRAAYGDATGHIFLISAAIAVVGIVAALLLRPVTLRSSLDLPDTGRSVAVGADAVDGAPAFDEVSVDSAGREEHARR
- a CDS encoding phosphatase PAP2 family protein, encoding MDVTRTAPARLAAWQRAARELALVAVLFLAYKAGRQVVADHAGVALANGEWVWRLERLLRLPDEMLVQGPLLSHELLVRVANSYYAYMHFPATVLCLVWLWLRRPAHYLRLRRALASLTAVALVLHVCVPLAPPRLTALTGLVDTGTRYGPSVYGPPDTDQLSNQYAAMPSLHVGWALAIALALMAVTTGRLRWLWLLHPLATALVVVVTGNHYWLDGAVAVALLVAILAVLPPPAPEPPTLPSGPVRPHVVPAPRRSGRRRNPKVPATADVRLRPPGRG
- a CDS encoding TetR/AcrR family transcriptional regulator, which gives rise to MEECTGLRERKKAATRLALHEAALSLAVAHGPDRITVEAIADAANVSRRTFSNYFGGKEEALFHGDTLRLRRLLTLVADQPAELSPWAALTRAALAQAEDGFDDPAEPWLNRRRELHGHPSLAAHQVAAYAALEREMAAELTRRLTGSDAPLRARIVAATFLASLRIAAHEWLEHPGRPLRDVLRDVLALAAPTAG